The following proteins come from a genomic window of Trifolium pratense cultivar HEN17-A07 linkage group LG4, ARS_RC_1.1, whole genome shotgun sequence:
- the LOC123921812 gene encoding protein FLX-like 1, whose translation MAGRKHHHHHHLTRRDEPRLSHSSSSSTSALEDRIDARHREIQSLLLDNQRLAATHLALKQDLSATQQELRQLSAAAADVKAERDAEVRRIYEKSLKMDAEVRAVAAMKSDLDQVRADVRELAAARKELASHLQSIQSDLAMARNDSKPLQAIKSDIEALRHEIQCGRSAIEFEKQTHANNLEHKRVIDNNMIIMTHEVEKLRAELANAEKRARAPMVATAANPSPGYHANNPDMGFGGITYPPDSYSMHQIQAGVEVHPQYAYGATLHHPYDLQQPQGPR comes from the exons ATGGCAGGACGCAAACatcaccaccatcatcatctCACTCGCCGCGACGAACCACGTCTCTCTCATTCCTCCTCCTCTTCAACCTCCGCCCTCGAAGACCGCATTGACGCCCGCCACCGCGAAATCCAATCCCTCCTCCTCGACAACCAACGTCTCGCCGCCACTCACCTCGCCCTTAAACAAGACCTATCCGCCACACAGCAAGAGCTCCGTCAACTCTCCGCCGCCGCCGCCGATGTCAAGGCCGAACGTGACGCCGAAGTACGTCGGATCTACGAGAAATCGCTTAAGATGGATGCCGAGGTCCGCGCCGTTGCCGCCATGAAGTCTGACCTCGATCAGGTGCGGGCTGATGTACGTGAGCTTGCTGCCGCACGGAAAGAGCTTGCATCGCATTTGCAGTCCATTCAGAGTGATCTAGCTATGGCGCGCAATGATTCGAAACCCTTGCAGGCTATTAAATCTGATATTGAAGCTTTGCGCCATGAGATTCAATGTGGAag GAGTGCTATTGAATTTGAAAAACAGACACATGCGAATAACCTTGAGCACAAACGGGTAATAGACAACAATATGATCATTATGACCCATGAGGTTGAAAAATTACGCGCTGAGCTAGCTAATGCAGAAAAGAGGGCCAGGGCTCCTATGGTTGCTACTGCTGCAAACCCAA GTCCTGGATATCATGCAAACAATCCTGATATGGGGTTTGGTGGAATCACATACCCTCCTGATTCTTATAGCATGCATCAG ATCCAAGCTGGGGTTGAAGTTCATCCACAATATGCATATGGTGCAACATTACATCACCCCTATGACCTTCAACAACCACAAGGGCCAAGATAG
- the LOC123882161 gene encoding zinc finger protein CONSTANS-LIKE 7: MIYTSSLRSPKKEEHEVPQIITPTLPNFNKSYTREDFYIFDELEEYLNEEDEQKLSPQNTCNSSIEVHWDLMEWEEFSFVEGKYENISKCNIDEKKIIKRENYNDGFWEVDDEKSVALNLNLNYQEVLDAWSDRGSLWADDCSLNSLSSSNNCSYMGEVPILEEERARREASVLRYKEKRQNRLFSKKIRYQVRKLNADKRPRIKGRFVKRH, from the exons ATGATATACACTTCATCCCTTAGAAGTCCAAAGAAAGAAGAGCATGAAGTACCACAAATTATCACTCCAACACTACCAAACTTCAACAAATCTTACACTCGTGAAGATTTCTATATTTTCGACGAACTTGAAGAGTACTTGAACGAAGAAGACGAACAAAAGTTATCGCCACAAAACACTTGTAATAGTAGTATTGAGGTTCATTGGGATTTAATGGAATGGGAGGAATTTTCCTTTGTTGAAGGGAAATATGAGAACATAAGCAAATGTAATATTGATGAGAAGAAGATTATAAAGAGAGAAAATTACAATGATGGATTTTGGGAAGTGGATGATGAAAAGAGTGTggctttgaatttgaatttgaactatCAAGAGGTTTTGGATGCATGGTCTGACCGTGGTTCACTATGGGCTGATGATTGTTCTCTTAATTCATTGTCCTCTTCCAATAATTGCTCCTAT atGGGAGAAGTGCCAATATTGGAAGAAGAAAGAGCAAGAAGAGAAGCAAGTGTTCTTAGGTACAAAGAAAAACGTCAGAACAGATTGTTTTCCAAGAAGATAAGATACCAAGTTCGGAAATTAAACGCTGATAAAAGACCAAGAATCAAG GGACGCTTTGTGAAGAGACACTAA